CCTCCAGTTTATCCAGGGCTTTCACGCTTTCAAATGCTTCGGCATACAACTCAAGGGCGTGCAGAGCCGAAAAGCATCCCGCGCAGCCACAGGAACTTTCTTTGCTGGTGCGGGTATGGGGAGCGCTATCGGTACCTAGAAAAAACTTCGGATTCCCCGATGTTGCCGCTTGCAACAAAGCCTGACGATGCTCCTCCCGTTTCAAAATGGGCAGGCAATAAAAATGGGGGCGAAGGCCGCCTTTGAACAGGGCATTACGGTTAAACAACAAATGTTGTGGCGTAATTGTGGCCGCGATGGTGTTGGCAGACAGGACATACTGCACCGCATCGCAGGTGGTGATATGCTCAAGGACCACCCGCAGGTTGGGAAATCGCTGCTTGAGGGGGATTAAATGTCGCTCGATAAACACCTTCTCGCGATCAAACGTATCAACATCGTTATCGGTCACTTCCCCGTGCAGTAATAACGGCATCTCCACCTGCTGCATCGCTTCAAAGACGCGATCGCACTTCCGAATATCGGTAACACCGGAGTCGGAGTTGGTCGTTGCACCGGCTGGGTAGTACTTGACCGCTTTGATAAATTGGGATTCTTTCGCCCGCAGAATCTCGTCGGGGCTGGTGTTGTCGGTGAGGTAGAGCGTCATCAATGGCTCAAACTGTTGCCCCTCTGGAATGGCGGCGAGGATGCGATCGCGATAGGCTGCCGCATCTGCCACCGAGCGGATAGGGGGCTTCAAGTTCGGCATGATGATCGCGCGGGCAAACTGACGCACCGTGTAGGGCAGAACCGCTTTCAGTGCTGTACCGTCGCGCAGATGCAGATGCCAATCGTCAGGTCGGGTAATGGTAAGCTTTTGCATCCTTTTATTATAGAACGGCAACAAGGGCTTCATGTTCAGGATGATAATCTGTCCTAGCTCCTGTGTCTGTGCCATTTTGTGATGCTATCGGTATGGATATGCAGTTGCGTGACGGACTAAAGAGTTGGTAGTTAAGGCGAATGGGAAACTAAGAGTAAATCGTTTACTCACAACAATTACGCAGAAATTATGTAAAATGGGTGAGATAAACTGATGGGAATGCACCACTAGGTGGACAAACTGCGGTAGATATTGCTAACCGTTCTATGCCTGTAATTGCTGAAATTCAAGAAAAACATTACCACCTTCCTCCATCTTGGCAGGGTAAGCAAATCGGACAAATCTCAGATTTCCAAATTGGATTATGGGGCGATAATCGAGGTACTGTTCGTCGCAGCGTGGCTAAATTAGTTGAAGAAAAACCTGCTGTAATATTGATTACTGGCGACTTTATTTATCATCCAGGCTCTAATATCAAACCAGAGGTCGAAACAGCAGTAGATATAGTCCGTCCATCGATACCTAGCATAATCGACAGATGCCTACAAGCGATTGTAAAAAACGCACTAGAACCCACATGGGAATCTAAATTTGAGGCTACAAGCTATGGTTTTCGTGTTGGCAGAAGTACCCATGATGCTATTGAGAGAATTTTTACGATAGCACATTCAAATAATCAGAAAAAATGGGTATGAGATGCCGATATCGAGGGTTGTTTTGATTGGTCATCCTGATACTCCTGTCAAATTTGTATAAATTTGAGAAGGTAAACAATGAAACAAAATTTATTATTTACTAACCGTATAGCTGTGCTAGCAACAATGCACCAAAAAGAAAAAGCGATCGCACCGATTTTAGAAGCAGAATTAGGCATTCATGTTACCGTACCCAAGAAGTTTAATACAGATAGTTTCGGTACATTTACGAGAAAAATTAACCGGATAAATACTCAAATAGCAACGGCTAGATTAAAAGCGGAAAAAGCATTAGAATTGACAGGTGAAACTCTAGTAATAGCGAGCGAAGGTAGTTTTGCACCTCACCCCAGTACACCTTTTCTGGCTAGTAATAGAGAAATTGTGATTATTTTAGATAAAAAACATAATTTAGAAATAATTGGAGAAGAATTTTCCATAGAAACTAATCATAATCATATAGTTGTGGAAAGTGTAGAACAGGCATTTGAGTTCGCTGATAAAATAGGCTTTCCTGAACATGGTTTGGTAGTTATGTTTAGTGAATATCCGCCATTTAGCCAACAAATTATTCAAGGGATTATTACACCAGAACAACTTGTAGAATCTGTAAATTATGTTCTGGAAAATTCACCAACAGGTAAAGCACATCTGGAAACAGATATGCGGGCAATGTATAATCCTACACGCATGAATAATATCGCCAAAGCTACTCAAGATTTGGTCAGAAAAATTAACAGTCTTTGTCCAAAATGTTCTGCTCCTGGTTTTGCAATTACCCAAAAAATTCCGGGTTTACCTTGTGCAATATGCCACTCTCCAACTCTTGTAACGCTAAGTGTGATTTATCAATGTCAAAAATGCGGTTTTAGTCAAGAAAAACCATTTCCCCATACAAGTCAATATGCTGACCCAGCACAATGTATGTATTGCAATCCTTAATATAGTATAATCCGCTTTGATTTTTGATAGCTTGCGTGGCGTAGCCATACTTACTTGCGTAGGTGGGGAGTGGTCCGTAGGGAGTGGTCCGTGGGAAACAGCTTTTTGAGTTGTAAGCGCAAAGCGCAGGCTACGCCAACAGAAATCAAATAGGAGTCCTATATCACTGGTTTTATGTTTGGGTTGATACTTTGGACTTTTGACTTTTGCTATAGTATCCGACTCGATAATTAACTCTCAACCCAGGATAAAGTCGAGTTTAAAACATAGGACTGTGTTCTGCATCCCAACACTTGTCATCATCCCAGGTTCTATAAGTACGTTCGCAGTCAAATTGGTTACTAATCCAAGGAATTGATGTCGGGTGGGGTGCGGTGGGTAGAGAATAAATTGAGGACAAGAAAAGGGTGGAGATAGCGAAACTAGAAATCAAGAATGTAATTACAAGTCCTAATAG
The window above is part of the Nodularia spumigena CCY9414 genome. Proteins encoded here:
- a CDS encoding DUF6671 family protein; its protein translation is MKQNLLFTNRIAVLATMHQKEKAIAPILEAELGIHVTVPKKFNTDSFGTFTRKINRINTQIATARLKAEKALELTGETLVIASEGSFAPHPSTPFLASNREIVIILDKKHNLEIIGEEFSIETNHNHIVVESVEQAFEFADKIGFPEHGLVVMFSEYPPFSQQIIQGIITPEQLVESVNYVLENSPTGKAHLETDMRAMYNPTRMNNIAKATQDLVRKINSLCPKCSAPGFAITQKIPGLPCAICHSPTLVTLSVIYQCQKCGFSQEKPFPHTSQYADPAQCMYCNP
- the pyrC gene encoding dihydroorotase; the protein is MAQTQELGQIIILNMKPLLPFYNKRMQKLTITRPDDWHLHLRDGTALKAVLPYTVRQFARAIIMPNLKPPIRSVADAAAYRDRILAAIPEGQQFEPLMTLYLTDNTSPDEILRAKESQFIKAVKYYPAGATTNSDSGVTDIRKCDRVFEAMQQVEMPLLLHGEVTDNDVDTFDREKVFIERHLIPLKQRFPNLRVVLEHITTCDAVQYVLSANTIAATITPQHLLFNRNALFKGGLRPHFYCLPILKREEHRQALLQAATSGNPKFFLGTDSAPHTRTSKESSCGCAGCFSALHALELYAEAFESVKALDKLEAFASFYGPDFYQLPRNTEGITLSKTTWRVPDQVPFMESGLVPLGAGQEMTWQMV
- a CDS encoding reverse transcriptase domain-containing protein — encoded protein: MAEIQEKHYHLPPSWQGKQIGQISDFQIGLWGDNRGTVRRSVAKLVEEKPAVILITGDFIYHPGSNIKPEVETAVDIVRPSIPSIIDRCLQAIVKNALEPTWESKFEATSYGFRVGRSTHDAIERIFTIAHSNNQKKWV